From the Oscarella lobularis chromosome 13, ooOscLobu1.1, whole genome shotgun sequence genome, one window contains:
- the LOC136194569 gene encoding uncharacterized protein isoform X1 produces the protein MADPKWIECLDPLMPEVVTFLPAMIREGVLLDKLLSKRLLTAGQYEEFFTAQSISQENLARKLVFILRKRPSPSFNLFMSVLEEVDGGKDLLSCFTKQRFNQDFAAVHSASANSLQGDCSDKKSNLEYSDQSTIKRPEIGEPKQLLKDSFAVHSASADCLQENCSDRKSKHEHTDQSTIESPEIGKQKQFLKDSAASALPLSSKEALCGKKERLPDLDNLSSATRTKQTALLERKYLHIQVDETIRDMFESYKSEFNDILQVFMKQFTVPPVILPCEVSFLKLTPARKPHESPLVPVIKIPERKCLIRLLLPFTDAEGFKEEEPSLRRKIYGLTGIQVDAIEIVAGSCYVNLTMSGKEFIRFVCGLNNPENVSYLVEFDASIKLRIGDHPWVSLSLFLLRCPSLHFHSVAKALRSCTRNSTELVVRKMRKYLPHAGVDAVYHHVESLSNRLTNLSNRLVNKPLWTPIHEKQTQRIVSDFRWIKENTDLFSFQLKQFWLPAIFNLEVAYGLLRNIRNSVRVSMFRWLGKEIIQAQDNGMDFEINKMKLTLIFLFRFLIKKSPVLATLRSELQEFISVMDPEATAKRLFDTGHISEVEFDWLLKFAMSTEKKSRAMVTKMLWQRSFENVPNVLRTKNEQGQIALEKLSELIRNKEKMAWKKKQNEAKEVDGLLRQLAGKEEAAKSVRGNDVTENDEIGGQDWTWRRMEKRFPVRCRPYRRVAELNGIIHAAWYEKVYLLTGEEWKKKDVGFWIESFFECNGKGYLVKGGQWKEKCKAIFEWKNEKEVNLNLTKRIPVEYQLRGRSSLGSNGKIYFVGGEKMSKRVDSFDITEERWIKLKEMGEGREWCTLATIDNKLFVGGGEWMNKVECYIIKEDRWIDIKPTTNCDCEFSSWNGKLVATGGTELSSLVEMYDDVSGEWVRFPEMNEGRRSHGTCVMNDNKLVVLGGYGALNSLEYLKM, from the exons ATGGCGGACCCTAAGTGGATTGAATGCCTCGATCCTCTGATGCCTGAAGTAGTCACTTTTCTCCCAGCTATGATTCGGGAAGGTGTCCTGCTTGACAAGCTTCTTTCAAAGAGACTTCTTACTGCCGGGCAATACGAAGAATTCTTTACCGCCCAGAGCATTTCTCAGGAAAATCTGGCGCGAAAACTGGTCTTTATCTTAAGAAAACGCCCTTCACCAAGTTTCAATTTATTCATGTCCGTGCTAGAAGAAGTGGATGGAGGAAAAGATCTTCTCTCTTGCTTTACCAAGCAGCGATTTAATCAAGATTTTGCTGCCGTGCACTCCGCTTCTGCGAACAGTTTGCAGGGAGATTGTAGTGATAAAAAGTCCAATCTTGAATATTCTGATCAGTCAACAATTAAAAGACCAGAAATAGGCGAACCAAAGCAATTGTTGAAAGACTCTTTTGCCGTGCACTCCGCTTCTGCAGATTGTTTGCAGGAAAATTGTAGCGATAGAAAGTCCAAGCACGAACATACTGATCAGTCAACAATTGAAAGTCCAGAAATAGGCAAACAGAAGCAATTTTTGAAAGATTCTGCAGCCTCAGCATTGCCGTTGTCTTCCAAAGAAGCTTTATGCGGAAAAAAAGAGCGTTTGCCTGATTTAGATAATTTGTCTTCAGCAACTCGTACGAAACAGACTGCATTGTTAGAAAGAAAGTATTTGCATATTCAAGTGGATGAGACTATAAGAGACATGTTTGAATCTTACAAGAGCGAGTTTAACGACATCTTGCAAGTATTTATGAAACAATTTACCGTTCCTCCAGTCATTTTACCTTGCGAGGTATCCTTTCTAAAGCTGACACCTGCAAGAAAACCTCACGAAAGTCCGCTAGTGCCTGTAATTAAAATTCCAGAGAGAAAATGTCTTATTCGATTGTTGTTGCCATTTACTGACGCGGAGGGcttcaaagaagaagagcccAGTCTTCGTAGAAAAATTTATGGCCTCACTGGAATTCAAGTAGATGCTATTGAAATTGTAGCCGGAAGTTGCTACGTGAATTTAACCATGTCCGGAAAAGAATTCATCCGATTTGTCTGCGGGCTTAACAATCCAGAAAACGTCAGTTACCTTGTGGAATTCGACGCTTCAATTAAACTCCGAATTGGAGATCATCCATGGGTTTCTCTTTCCCTGTTTCTTCTGCGCTGTCCATCACTTCATTTTCATTCAGTTGCCAAAGCCTTGAGAAGCTGCACACGC AACTCAACTGAGCTTGTAGTAAGGAAAATGAGAAAATATTTGCCTCACGCAGGAGTTGATGCAGTGTATCATCACGTAGAGTCCTTATCAAACCGACTTACAAATCTTTCCAACCGTCTGGTCAATAAA CCATTGTGGACGCCCATTCATGAAAAGCAAACTCAACGGATTGTCTCTGATTTTCGTTGGATCAAAGAGAATACAGATTTGTTCTCGTTTCAGCTAAAACAATTCTGG CTTCCGGCAATTTTCAATCTTGAGGTCGCTTATGGTTTACTGAGGAACATACGAAACTCTGTGCGCGTAAGTATGTTTCGTTGGTTAGGCAAAGAGATAATTCAGGCACAGGATAATGGGATGGACTTTGAAATTAACAAGATGAAGCTTACACTGATATTCCTCTTCAGATTTTTGAtaaaa AAAAGTCCTGTTTTGGCCACTCTACGATCTGAATTGCAGGAGTTCATTTCGGTTATGGATCCCGAGGCTACTGCTAAACGTCTTTTTGACACGGGACACATTTCCGAAGTTGAGTTTGACTGGTTGCTAAAGTTCGCAATGTCAACGGAAAAAAAGTCGCGCGCAATGGTTACCAAAATGTTATGGCAAAGATCGTTTGAAAATGTTCCAAACGTTTTGAGAACGAAAAATGAGCAAGGCCAAATTGCATTAGAAAAACTCTCCGAGCTGATAA ggaacaaggaaaagatggcttggaagaagaaacaaaatgaAGCAAAGGAAGTAGATGGTTTATTAAGGCAGCTTGCaggcaaagaagaagcagcaaaGAGTGTCAGAGGAAACGATGTTACAGAAAACGATGAG ATTGGAGGACAGGACTGGACGTGGAGACGAATGGAAAAGAGGTTTCCTGTTCGTTGCAGGCCATACAGGCGAGTGGCTGAGTTGAACGGAATCATTCACGCTGCATGGTACGAGAAAGTGTACCTGTTGACTGGTGAAGAgtggaaaaagaaagatgtGGGTTTCTGGATTGAAAGTTTCTTTGAATGCAACGGAAAAGGGTATCTTGTCAAGGGAGGCCAGTGGAAAGAGAAATGCAAAGCGATATTTGAGTGGAAAAATGAGAAGGAAGTAAATCTTAATCTAACGAAACGAATTCCAGTCGAGTATCAACTAAGGGGTAGATCATCTCTTGGATCCAATggaaaaatttattttgttgGAGGGGAGAAAATGAGTAAAAGAGTAGATAGTTTTGACATAACTGAAGAAAGATGGATAAAGCTAAAAGAAAtgggagaaggaagagagtGGTGTACGTTGGCCACGATAGACAACAAACTTTTTGTAGGAGGTGGAGAGTGGATGAATAAAGTTGAATGTTACATAATCAAGGAAGATAGGTGGATTGATATAAAACCAACAACAAACTGTGACTGCGAGTTTTCGTCATGGAATGGAAAACTTGTTGCCACGGGAGGAACAGAATTGAGCAGTTTGGTTGAAATGTATGATGACGTAAGTGGCGAATGGGTGCGGTTTCCAGAGATGAATGAAGGCCGACGGTCTCATGGCACATGCGTGATGAACGACAACAAATTAGTTGTCTTAGGAGGATATGGTGCCTTGAATTCGCTTGAGTATCTAAAAATGTAA
- the LOC136194569 gene encoding uncharacterized protein isoform X2 has protein sequence MADPKWIECLDPLMPEVVTFLPAMIREGVLLDKLLSKRLLTAGQYEEFFTAQSISQENLARKLVFILRKRPSPSFNLFMSVLEEVDGGKDLLSCFTKQRFNQDFAAVHSASANSLQGDCSDKKSNLEYSDQSTIKRPEIGEPKQLLKDSFAVHSASADCLQENCSDRKSKHEHTDQSTIESPEIGKQKQFLKDSAASALPLSSKEALCGKKERLPDLDNLSSATRTKQTALLERKYLHIQVDETIRDMFESYKSEFNDILQVFMKQFTVPPVILPCEVSFLKLTPARKPHESPLVPVIKIPERKCLIRLLLPFTDAEGFKEEEPSLRRKIYGLTGIQVDAIEIVAGSCYVNLTMSGKEFIRFVCGLNNPENVSYLVEFDASIKLRIGDHPWVSLSLFLLRCPSLHFHSVAKALRSCTRNSTELVVRKMRKYLPHAGVDAVYHHVESLSNRLTNLSNRLVNKPLWTPIHEKQTQRIVSDFRWIKENTDLFSFQLKQFWLPAIFNLEVAYGLLRNIRNSVRDNGMDFEINKMKLTLIFLFRFLIKKSPVLATLRSELQEFISVMDPEATAKRLFDTGHISEVEFDWLLKFAMSTEKKSRAMVTKMLWQRSFENVPNVLRTKNEQGQIALEKLSELIRNKEKMAWKKKQNEAKEVDGLLRQLAGKEEAAKSVRGNDVTENDEIGGQDWTWRRMEKRFPVRCRPYRRVAELNGIIHAAWYEKVYLLTGEEWKKKDVGFWIESFFECNGKGYLVKGGQWKEKCKAIFEWKNEKEVNLNLTKRIPVEYQLRGRSSLGSNGKIYFVGGEKMSKRVDSFDITEERWIKLKEMGEGREWCTLATIDNKLFVGGGEWMNKVECYIIKEDRWIDIKPTTNCDCEFSSWNGKLVATGGTELSSLVEMYDDVSGEWVRFPEMNEGRRSHGTCVMNDNKLVVLGGYGALNSLEYLKM, from the exons ATGGCGGACCCTAAGTGGATTGAATGCCTCGATCCTCTGATGCCTGAAGTAGTCACTTTTCTCCCAGCTATGATTCGGGAAGGTGTCCTGCTTGACAAGCTTCTTTCAAAGAGACTTCTTACTGCCGGGCAATACGAAGAATTCTTTACCGCCCAGAGCATTTCTCAGGAAAATCTGGCGCGAAAACTGGTCTTTATCTTAAGAAAACGCCCTTCACCAAGTTTCAATTTATTCATGTCCGTGCTAGAAGAAGTGGATGGAGGAAAAGATCTTCTCTCTTGCTTTACCAAGCAGCGATTTAATCAAGATTTTGCTGCCGTGCACTCCGCTTCTGCGAACAGTTTGCAGGGAGATTGTAGTGATAAAAAGTCCAATCTTGAATATTCTGATCAGTCAACAATTAAAAGACCAGAAATAGGCGAACCAAAGCAATTGTTGAAAGACTCTTTTGCCGTGCACTCCGCTTCTGCAGATTGTTTGCAGGAAAATTGTAGCGATAGAAAGTCCAAGCACGAACATACTGATCAGTCAACAATTGAAAGTCCAGAAATAGGCAAACAGAAGCAATTTTTGAAAGATTCTGCAGCCTCAGCATTGCCGTTGTCTTCCAAAGAAGCTTTATGCGGAAAAAAAGAGCGTTTGCCTGATTTAGATAATTTGTCTTCAGCAACTCGTACGAAACAGACTGCATTGTTAGAAAGAAAGTATTTGCATATTCAAGTGGATGAGACTATAAGAGACATGTTTGAATCTTACAAGAGCGAGTTTAACGACATCTTGCAAGTATTTATGAAACAATTTACCGTTCCTCCAGTCATTTTACCTTGCGAGGTATCCTTTCTAAAGCTGACACCTGCAAGAAAACCTCACGAAAGTCCGCTAGTGCCTGTAATTAAAATTCCAGAGAGAAAATGTCTTATTCGATTGTTGTTGCCATTTACTGACGCGGAGGGcttcaaagaagaagagcccAGTCTTCGTAGAAAAATTTATGGCCTCACTGGAATTCAAGTAGATGCTATTGAAATTGTAGCCGGAAGTTGCTACGTGAATTTAACCATGTCCGGAAAAGAATTCATCCGATTTGTCTGCGGGCTTAACAATCCAGAAAACGTCAGTTACCTTGTGGAATTCGACGCTTCAATTAAACTCCGAATTGGAGATCATCCATGGGTTTCTCTTTCCCTGTTTCTTCTGCGCTGTCCATCACTTCATTTTCATTCAGTTGCCAAAGCCTTGAGAAGCTGCACACGC AACTCAACTGAGCTTGTAGTAAGGAAAATGAGAAAATATTTGCCTCACGCAGGAGTTGATGCAGTGTATCATCACGTAGAGTCCTTATCAAACCGACTTACAAATCTTTCCAACCGTCTGGTCAATAAA CCATTGTGGACGCCCATTCATGAAAAGCAAACTCAACGGATTGTCTCTGATTTTCGTTGGATCAAAGAGAATACAGATTTGTTCTCGTTTCAGCTAAAACAATTCTGG CTTCCGGCAATTTTCAATCTTGAGGTCGCTTATGGTTTACTGAGGAACATACGAAACTCTGTGCGC GATAATGGGATGGACTTTGAAATTAACAAGATGAAGCTTACACTGATATTCCTCTTCAGATTTTTGAtaaaa AAAAGTCCTGTTTTGGCCACTCTACGATCTGAATTGCAGGAGTTCATTTCGGTTATGGATCCCGAGGCTACTGCTAAACGTCTTTTTGACACGGGACACATTTCCGAAGTTGAGTTTGACTGGTTGCTAAAGTTCGCAATGTCAACGGAAAAAAAGTCGCGCGCAATGGTTACCAAAATGTTATGGCAAAGATCGTTTGAAAATGTTCCAAACGTTTTGAGAACGAAAAATGAGCAAGGCCAAATTGCATTAGAAAAACTCTCCGAGCTGATAA ggaacaaggaaaagatggcttggaagaagaaacaaaatgaAGCAAAGGAAGTAGATGGTTTATTAAGGCAGCTTGCaggcaaagaagaagcagcaaaGAGTGTCAGAGGAAACGATGTTACAGAAAACGATGAG ATTGGAGGACAGGACTGGACGTGGAGACGAATGGAAAAGAGGTTTCCTGTTCGTTGCAGGCCATACAGGCGAGTGGCTGAGTTGAACGGAATCATTCACGCTGCATGGTACGAGAAAGTGTACCTGTTGACTGGTGAAGAgtggaaaaagaaagatgtGGGTTTCTGGATTGAAAGTTTCTTTGAATGCAACGGAAAAGGGTATCTTGTCAAGGGAGGCCAGTGGAAAGAGAAATGCAAAGCGATATTTGAGTGGAAAAATGAGAAGGAAGTAAATCTTAATCTAACGAAACGAATTCCAGTCGAGTATCAACTAAGGGGTAGATCATCTCTTGGATCCAATggaaaaatttattttgttgGAGGGGAGAAAATGAGTAAAAGAGTAGATAGTTTTGACATAACTGAAGAAAGATGGATAAAGCTAAAAGAAAtgggagaaggaagagagtGGTGTACGTTGGCCACGATAGACAACAAACTTTTTGTAGGAGGTGGAGAGTGGATGAATAAAGTTGAATGTTACATAATCAAGGAAGATAGGTGGATTGATATAAAACCAACAACAAACTGTGACTGCGAGTTTTCGTCATGGAATGGAAAACTTGTTGCCACGGGAGGAACAGAATTGAGCAGTTTGGTTGAAATGTATGATGACGTAAGTGGCGAATGGGTGCGGTTTCCAGAGATGAATGAAGGCCGACGGTCTCATGGCACATGCGTGATGAACGACAACAAATTAGTTGTCTTAGGAGGATATGGTGCCTTGAATTCGCTTGAGTATCTAAAAATGTAA
- the LOC136194635 gene encoding uncharacterized protein, whose product MDYSRLELLQLSAMNCDPPPHIWLRSDKIVSVDDLALLDDLLLVADIRSQCIWQIDVDTSFDTADFSDDDDQCVYVNAHFFAGVANKEGYKDGPSTEALFHNPSRLAVDQYSRTVYVSDVENGRIRKIHDGVVTTLAGGVDNALKPLSILVREDRSVVFLDMREDNGMFRIYRVAPDGNVTVIAQVALEDVSLWWFVLNLYNGPKGCLILCEGITVNEIRDGAGSCIKTIEEAPNEFIAGYSSKLNSVYVFGYTYLRRLSLSGNEKDENFWSFTDMYFEHYTRLLNDDDYTVYLFQDPSTIIVTALRPDARKAFRRCPTAKFASSYAELLDNEDLVSPDDIVFEVDAKTIRVPLVVLCLRSEFFRRMLLSGFFAESSQCSEGVKRIPVSQYSYDAFRLVLLYLFTGTVDVLMCAPIVTEVCLAADYYLVTDLRDQCLKYMIRDVSTQSVSEYAQIADLMKSGALQKACRRVLRGELD is encoded by the exons ATGGATTACTCTAGATTAGAGCTATTACAGCTATCGGCAATGA ATTGTGATCCGCCACCCCATATTTGGCTGAGAAGCGACAAGATAGTTAGCGTGGATGACCTTGCTTTGCTTGACGACCTGCTTTTGGTAGCAGACATACGATCTCAATGCATTTGGCAAATTGATGTCGATACGAGTTTTGACACGGCGGATTTttctgacgacgatgatCAGTGCGTGTACGTCAATGCGCATTTCTTTGCTGGCGTTGCTAACAAGGAAGGCTATAAAGATGGGCCTTCAACAGAGGCGCTCTTTCATAATCCTTCTCGACTGGCTGTCGATCAATATAGCAGAACGGTATATGTGTCCGACGTTGAAAATGGACGAATACGAAAA ATTCACGACGGCGTGGTTACGACGTTGGCTGGTGGCGTTGACAATGCTCTGAAGCCACTGAGCATTCTCGTGAGGGAGGACCGATCTGTGGTGTTTCTTGATATGCGTGAGGACAATGGGATGTTTCGAATATATAGGGTTGCGCCAGATGGCAATGTGACAGTCATTGCCCAAGTTGCCTTAGAAGATGTTTCCCTGTGGTGGTTTGTTTTGAATCTTTATAACGGTCCCAAAGGCTGCCTCATTTTGTGTGAGGGAATTACCGTCAACGAGATACGTGATGGAGCAGGGTCTTGTATTAAGACCATAGAAGAGGCGCCGAACGAGTTTATCGCCGGTTACAGCAGCAAACTCAACAGCGTGTACGTTTTTGGCTACACATACTTACGTAGACTAAGTTTGAGTGGgaacgagaaagacgagaatTTCTGGTCTTTTACAGACATGTACTTTGAACATTACACACGGCTcctgaatgacgacgattacaccgtttatttatttcaagATCCTTCAACTATAATTGTTACTGCTCTCAGACCTGATGCCCGCAAGGCTTTTCGTCGCTGCCCAACAGCCAAGTTTGCCTCAAGTTATGCTGAACTACTTGACAATGAAGATTTGGTATCTCCAGACGACATCGTTTTCGAAGTCGATGCAAAAACAATTCGCGTCCCGCTAGTTGTGCTCTGTTTGCGAAGCGAGTTTTTCCGTCGAATGCTTCTATCCGGTTTTTTCGCGGAGTCTTCCCAATGTTCGGAAGGCGTGAAACGCATTCCTGTTTCTCAGTATTCATATGATGCTTTCCGGTTGGTGCTGCTTTATCTGTTCACCGGCACTGTTGACGTTTTGATGTGCGCGCCTATTGTGACCGAAGTTTGTCTAGCTGCTGACTATTATCTCGTTACAGATTTGAGAGATCAATGTCTCAAGTACATGATTCGAGATGTGTCAACCCAATCCGTGTCGGAGTACGCACAAATTGCGGATTTGATGAAAAGCGGGGCTCTGCAAAAGGCGTGCCGTCGAGTGCTTCGCGGAGAGCTTGACTAA